One Thermodesulfovibrionia bacterium genomic window carries:
- a CDS encoding RNA methyltransferase translates to MVIKVMEIITSLKNPKVMDALKLNERKHREETGLFLIEGARELHLALKGGTELYRLFYCEENFRDDEADIVEAALNKGAELIPVTAKVFQKMVYREGSSGVLAVARQDKKKFNDIPLSSPPLLVVIESTEKPGNLGAILRSADAAGADGVIVCGKSIDIYNPNVVRASMGALFTVSVVEATTEETIQWLKDNKISMIAATPDAETVYFDADLSKACAIVMGSEHEGLQNTLLNAADIKVMIPMKGETDSLNLSAATAVILYEAIRQRRVK, encoded by the coding sequence GTGGTCATCAAAGTAATGGAGATCATAACGAGCCTGAAGAACCCGAAGGTCATGGATGCTCTAAAGCTGAATGAAAGAAAGCACCGTGAAGAGACAGGACTGTTTCTTATCGAAGGCGCAAGGGAGTTACATTTAGCCCTAAAAGGCGGCACCGAGCTATACAGACTATTTTATTGTGAAGAGAACTTCAGAGATGATGAAGCAGACATAGTTGAGGCTGCTTTAAATAAAGGCGCTGAGCTTATCCCTGTTACAGCAAAGGTATTTCAAAAGATGGTTTACAGAGAGGGTTCCTCCGGAGTGCTTGCTGTTGCCCGTCAAGATAAAAAGAAATTCAATGATATCCCGTTAAGTAGTCCGCCTCTTCTGGTTGTCATTGAAAGCACGGAAAAGCCCGGCAACCTCGGCGCGATACTGCGCTCTGCTGATGCCGCCGGAGCTGACGGCGTTATCGTTTGTGGAAAGAGCATTGATATCTATAACCCGAATGTTGTCAGGGCAAGCATGGGCGCTCTCTTTACCGTTTCAGTAGTGGAAGCAACGACTGAAGAAACGATTCAATGGCTCAAGGACAATAAGATAAGCATGATAGCAGCCACACCTGATGCAGAAACGGTCTACTTTGACGCAGACCTGAGCAAAGCCTGCGCCATCGTGATGGGAAGCGAGCATGAAGGACTGCAAAACACATTGCTGAACGCGGCGGATATAAAGGTCATGATCCCGATGAAAGGCGAAACAGATTCACTCAATCTTTCAGCCGCGACAGCTGTTATTCTTTATGAGGCAATCAGGCAGCGTAGGGTGAAGTAA
- a CDS encoding class I SAM-dependent methyltransferase, whose amino-acid sequence MKNISEHSDYQLLDSGSGNKLERVGPHLLVRPSPQSVWLPSLPENKWKDADAVYIRSSSGGGSWKFNRRIPEKWEIEYEGYRFIIKPTGFGHLGIFPEQRESWKWISEMVTGAEREINVLNLFAYTGGSTLAAAAAGANVCHLDSAKGIVDWARENAVLSGLGGNPIRWIVDDVTKFIHKEIRRGKRYDAIILDPPSFGRGNKGEVWKIEDDLPKLLRDCKEILSDNPLFVLLSCHSPGFTPIVLQNLVADMVKKKSGNISCAEMTITEASSGRPLPCGCYARWSSK is encoded by the coding sequence ATGAAAAACATATCAGAACATTCTGACTATCAGCTCCTTGATTCAGGCAGTGGCAACAAGCTTGAGCGCGTTGGCCCGCACCTGCTGGTCCGTCCCTCTCCGCAATCCGTGTGGCTACCTTCACTGCCTGAAAATAAATGGAAAGATGCGGATGCCGTATATATCAGAAGTTCCTCAGGAGGTGGCAGCTGGAAGTTCAACCGCCGTATCCCTGAAAAGTGGGAGATTGAATATGAAGGCTACAGATTCATTATAAAGCCCACAGGCTTCGGGCATCTGGGAATCTTCCCTGAGCAGAGAGAGAGCTGGAAATGGATCTCTGAAATGGTAACCGGAGCAGAAAGAGAAATTAATGTATTGAACCTTTTTGCCTACACAGGCGGAAGCACGCTGGCTGCAGCGGCTGCAGGAGCTAATGTCTGTCATTTAGACTCGGCAAAAGGCATTGTGGATTGGGCAAGAGAGAATGCAGTGCTTTCAGGTTTAGGCGGCAATCCTATACGCTGGATAGTTGATGATGTGACAAAGTTCATTCATAAAGAGATACGCAGGGGCAAGAGATATGACGCGATCATTCTCGACCCTCCCTCATTTGGACGCGGGAACAAAGGAGAGGTATGGAAGATAGAGGATGACCTGCCGAAACTTCTCAGAGACTGCAAAGAGATATTAAGCGACAATCCGTTATTTGTCCTGCTGAGCTGCCACTCACCGGGTTTTACTCCGATAGTATTGCAGAACCTTGTTGCAGATATGGTAAAGAAGAAATCCGGAAATATATCATGCGCGGAGATGACTATCACAGAGGCGAGTTCAGGAAGGCCCCTGCCCTGTGGATGCTATGCAAGGTGGTCATCAAAGTAA
- a CDS encoding DedA family protein: MHEMIMWLVDTIGVMGYPGIFMLMAMESSIIPVPSELVMPPAGYLAQQGEMNIWIAIFWGTAGSLVGAYANYFASHYLGRPLLLKYGKYVWITEEKFAKVEKYFQEHGEISTFIGRLLPVVRHLISLPAGLAGMNHFKFTLYTLLGAGIWVTILTFIGYFLGANQDLIMKYSHQALAAVVIVSAVIIFFYIRSHKKKSAGAVKKG; encoded by the coding sequence ATGCATGAAATGATTATGTGGCTGGTTGATACTATCGGCGTCATGGGATATCCGGGCATATTTATGCTCATGGCTATGGAAAGCTCTATAATTCCCGTGCCGAGCGAGCTTGTGATGCCGCCTGCCGGATACCTTGCCCAACAGGGTGAGATGAATATATGGATAGCTATTTTCTGGGGCACGGCAGGGAGTTTAGTGGGAGCTTACGCGAACTATTTTGCCTCGCACTATCTCGGCAGGCCCCTATTGCTGAAGTACGGCAAGTATGTCTGGATAACTGAAGAAAAATTTGCCAAAGTTGAAAAGTATTTTCAGGAACACGGCGAGATATCAACATTCATAGGAAGATTGCTGCCGGTAGTGCGGCACCTGATATCGCTTCCGGCGGGCCTTGCAGGCATGAACCATTTCAAGTTCACCCTTTACACTTTACTGGGCGCCGGTATATGGGTGACGATCCTTACCTTCATCGGCTATTTCTTAGGCGCAAATCAGGATCTTATCATGAAATATTCCCATCAGGCTCTTGCTGCTGTAGTCATAGTCAGCGCTGTTATCATCTTCTTCTACATCCGGTCGCATAAGAAGAAAAGCGCCGGTGCAGTTAAGAAGGGTTGA
- a CDS encoding peptidylprolyl isomerase, which produces MKRTQLATMLALFLTFFVCAAVYAEEAVQKSSEVTDGNTVKVLYTLTVDDKVIDKSINNEPFEFKVGDNQVVPGFEDAVKGMKLGEKKSFKLSPADGYGEIDPEALQEIPLTELPAAIVPTPGMTLQAMSPEGQTVIVTVKEVKKDTVVMDFNHPLAGKTLNFDVEVVGIL; this is translated from the coding sequence ATGAAGAGGACACAATTAGCAACCATGCTTGCATTATTTTTAACGTTTTTTGTATGTGCTGCCGTTTATGCAGAGGAAGCGGTACAGAAGTCATCTGAGGTCACAGACGGCAATACAGTAAAGGTTCTTTACACACTGACAGTTGATGACAAGGTCATTGACAAATCAATAAATAATGAACCTTTTGAATTCAAGGTCGGAGACAACCAGGTCGTTCCGGGATTTGAAGATGCGGTCAAAGGCATGAAGCTCGGAGAAAAAAAATCCTTCAAGCTAAGCCCGGCTGACGGTTATGGAGAGATAGATCCGGAAGCATTACAGGAGATCCCGCTGACAGAGCTGCCTGCTGCTATAGTTCCAACGCCAGGAATGACCCTTCAAGCCATGAGCCCTGAAGGCCAGACTGTGATAGTAACCGTTAAGGAAGTTAAGAAAGATACAGTAGTAATGGACTTTAACCATCCGCTTGCCGGCAAAACACTTAATTTTGATGTAGAAGTCGTAGGGATACTGTAA
- a CDS encoding type II toxin-antitoxin system PemK/MazF family toxin, with product MHNQRDIILVSIPFTDLTSQKKRPAIIISSDTYNETNEDIVVVALTSNIEPRNYAIPLNTGDLEEGVLKVTSMIRADKIYTLNKSIIIKTFGRVKPDILLKIKDSIFKLIEH from the coding sequence ATGCATAATCAAAGAGACATCATTCTTGTTTCAATCCCTTTTACTGATTTAACATCTCAAAAAAAGCGTCCTGCCATAATAATTTCGAGTGACACATACAATGAAACGAATGAAGATATTGTGGTAGTTGCCCTTACTTCAAATATCGAACCTCGCAATTATGCAATACCATTAAACACCGGTGATTTAGAAGAAGGCGTTTTGAAAGTTACAAGTATGATCAGGGCCGATAAGATTTACACCCTGAACAAGTCAATTATCATTAAAACATTCGGCAGAGTAAAACCGGATATTCTTTTAAAGATAAAGGATTCAATCTTCAAACTCATTGAGCATTAG
- a CDS encoding pyrimidine/purine nucleoside phosphorylase: MSEFADVTVVKNANIYFDGKVTSRTVLFSDGSKKTLGVMLPGEYEFNTADKEIMEIYSGDLDVLLPGESGWKKISGGESFEVPANAKFSLKVRAVTDYCCSFIR; this comes from the coding sequence ATGTCTGAGTTTGCAGATGTAACAGTTGTTAAAAATGCGAATATTTATTTTGACGGAAAGGTAACGAGCAGGACCGTGCTTTTCAGCGACGGCTCAAAAAAGACACTTGGCGTCATGCTGCCCGGCGAGTATGAGTTCAATACTGCGGACAAAGAGATAATGGAGATATATTCCGGCGACCTCGATGTGTTATTGCCAGGTGAGAGCGGCTGGAAGAAGATCAGCGGAGGAGAGTCTTTTGAGGTTCCGGCTAATGCGAAGTTCTCGCTTAAAGTCAGGGCGGTCACGGATTATTGCTGTTCGTTTATACGGTGA
- a CDS encoding site-2 protease family protein, protein MDPSILKQITVSALPILFAITFHEASHGYVANKLGDPTAKFTGRLTLNPLAHIDPVGTVLMPIMLLVLTHGQFMFGYAKPVPINPSNFKDPKRDMALSAAAGPLSNILLAVLSMIIIKFIVFPLYALLGGAGTAFFKPLSMMLQASVIFNVVLAVFNMIPVPPLDGGRVLVGLLPHKQAMAYSRIEPFGFLILILLISTGMTRFFVEPIVNLFLSILL, encoded by the coding sequence TTGGATCCGTCAATACTCAAACAAATAACTGTATCAGCCCTGCCCATCCTTTTTGCCATCACTTTTCATGAGGCATCTCACGGCTATGTGGCAAACAAGCTCGGAGACCCGACTGCAAAGTTCACAGGCAGGCTGACTTTAAACCCTCTCGCACACATAGACCCAGTAGGGACAGTGCTGATGCCTATAATGCTGCTGGTGCTGACACACGGACAGTTCATGTTCGGATACGCAAAACCCGTACCAATAAACCCGAGTAATTTTAAAGACCCCAAGCGTGATATGGCTCTCTCAGCCGCTGCCGGGCCTTTATCAAACATTCTCCTTGCAGTCTTGAGCATGATAATCATCAAGTTTATAGTATTTCCTCTGTACGCCCTGCTTGGCGGGGCAGGCACAGCATTCTTCAAACCTCTGAGCATGATGCTTCAGGCGAGTGTAATATTCAATGTCGTCCTTGCTGTATTCAATATGATACCTGTGCCGCCGCTTGACGGAGGCAGGGTTCTTGTAGGGCTTCTGCCGCATAAGCAGGCGATGGCATACAGCAGGATCGAGCCTTTTGGGTTCTTAATACTCATTCTTCTTATATCAACAGGGATGACAAGGTTCTTTGTTGAGCCTATTGTGAACCTGTTTTTATCTATACTTCTTTAG
- the trpS gene encoding tryptophan--tRNA ligase, with protein MSVKKRVLSGMQPSGKLHIGNLVGALQNWVRLQHEYDCFYFVADWHALTSQYANPSAIRENVNDVLINMLAAGLDPEKSTIFLQSRLPEHAELHLILSMITPLGWLERVPSYKEKQFEIKDKDLNTYGFLGYPLLQTADILMYKADYVPVGIDQMPHLEMTREICRRFNTFYGDVFPEPEGLLTKFPKVPGVDGRKMSKSYDNCVYMSDTPEDVDKKIRTMMTDPQRQRRTDAGDPELSPVFQLHKIFSTKEEQDEVAEGCRTAGIGCLDCKKVLIKNLFKVLEPIWEKRKELLAKPEYIKEVISAGTEKAKKISDQTMNDVRKAIKFDQ; from the coding sequence ATGTCCGTAAAAAAACGTGTACTGAGCGGGATGCAGCCGAGTGGTAAACTGCATATAGGAAATCTTGTCGGAGCGCTTCAGAACTGGGTAAGGCTTCAGCATGAATACGACTGTTTTTATTTTGTCGCAGACTGGCATGCACTTACGAGCCAGTACGCAAACCCGTCGGCCATCAGAGAAAATGTAAATGATGTCCTTATAAACATGCTTGCCGCAGGGCTTGACCCTGAAAAGTCAACCATATTCCTGCAGTCAAGGCTTCCGGAACATGCAGAACTGCATCTCATCCTTTCCATGATAACGCCTCTGGGCTGGCTTGAGCGCGTGCCGTCGTATAAAGAGAAACAGTTTGAGATAAAAGATAAGGATCTGAATACCTACGGCTTCCTCGGATATCCGCTGCTTCAGACCGCTGACATACTTATGTATAAGGCTGATTATGTTCCCGTAGGCATAGACCAGATGCCTCACCTTGAGATGACGAGGGAGATATGCAGGAGGTTCAACACCTTTTACGGTGATGTATTCCCTGAACCAGAAGGCCTGCTGACAAAGTTTCCCAAAGTGCCGGGTGTTGACGGCAGGAAGATGAGCAAGTCATACGACAACTGCGTCTATATGTCCGACACTCCCGAAGACGTTGATAAAAAGATAAGGACTATGATGACAGACCCGCAGCGGCAAAGGCGCACAGACGCAGGCGACCCTGAACTTTCACCTGTATTTCAGCTCCACAAGATATTCTCAACCAAAGAGGAACAGGACGAGGTTGCCGAAGGATGCAGGACAGCTGGTATCGGCTGTTTAGACTGCAAAAAGGTTCTGATCAAAAACCTCTTTAAGGTGCTTGAACCGATATGGGAGAAGAGAAAAGAACTGCTCGCAAAGCCCGAATATATTAAAGAGGTTATTTCAGCAGGAACGGAAAAGGCAAAGAAAATTTCTGACCAGACGATGAATGATGTGCGCAAGGCGATAAAGTTTGATCAGTAA
- a CDS encoding cold-shock protein, which produces MPKGTVKWFNESKGFGFITQENGTDVFAHYSEIAGEGFKSLSEGDNVTFEVEKGDKGPKATNIKKI; this is translated from the coding sequence ATGCCAAAAGGAACTGTAAAATGGTTTAACGAGTCCAAAGGCTTCGGTTTCATCACCCAGGAAAACGGAACAGATGTCTTTGCTCACTACTCAGAGATCGCAGGCGAAGGCTTCAAAAGCTTGTCAGAAGGCGACAATGTAACTTTTGAAGTAGAAAAAGGCGACAAAGGCCCCAAAGCAACAAACATCAAAAAAATATAA
- a CDS encoding phosphoenolpyruvate carboxykinase (GTP) has product MNITVNNKKLNNWIKEVVELCKPDDIYICNGSKEEYDLMIKKLLESGIAIPLKKRPNSFLFRSDPSDVARVEDNTYISTTLKEEAGPTNNWMPPAELKKIMLGLYKGCMKGRTMYVIPFSMGPIGSPISHIGIEISDSPYVVINMHIMTRVSSRVLDLLGTDGDFIPCLHSIGAPLAPGQEDSKWPCAPIEKKYISHFPEENLIWSYGSGYGGNALLGKKCLALRIASAMARREGWMAEHMLILRLTNPNGKQYHIAAAFPSACGKTNLAMMQPSVPGWKCECIGDDIAWMKVGPDGRLHAINPENGFFGVAPGTSYSTNPMAMDSIKENVIFTNCALTDDGDVWWEGMDGDEPAHAIDWKGKDWTPDSPTDAAHANARFTAPASQCPVICKDWEKPEGVPIDIFIFGGRRSTVVPLVYEAFNWDHGVFLGSTAASETTAANIGALGNLRRDPFAMTPFCGYNMGDYFKHWLDMGDKLGDKAPRVFYVNWFRKSDEGKFLWPGFSDNSRVLKWMCDRVDGTVGAQKASIGLLPNEGDLDTNGLNISPDMVKEIMSVDTDAWRSEIPDIESHFAKFGNRLPERLKKQLEEFKNRLG; this is encoded by the coding sequence ATGAACATCACAGTTAACAACAAAAAGCTCAACAATTGGATAAAGGAAGTCGTAGAGTTATGTAAGCCCGACGATATTTATATATGCAACGGCTCTAAAGAAGAATATGATCTCATGATCAAAAAACTTCTTGAGAGCGGCATCGCCATACCGCTTAAGAAGCGTCCGAACAGTTTCCTCTTCAGGTCTGACCCGAGCGATGTGGCGCGTGTCGAGGATAATACATACATAAGCACAACGTTGAAAGAAGAGGCAGGGCCCACGAACAATTGGATGCCTCCTGCTGAATTGAAAAAGATCATGCTTGGCCTATACAAAGGATGCATGAAGGGACGCACCATGTATGTCATACCTTTTTCCATGGGGCCGATAGGTTCGCCGATATCACACATCGGGATTGAGATCTCAGACAGTCCTTATGTTGTCATCAATATGCATATCATGACCCGTGTAAGTTCCAGAGTGCTTGACCTCCTCGGCACAGACGGTGATTTCATACCTTGCCTTCATTCGATAGGCGCCCCGCTTGCTCCGGGGCAGGAGGACAGCAAGTGGCCATGCGCTCCGATAGAGAAGAAGTACATCAGCCATTTTCCTGAAGAGAACCTTATCTGGTCTTACGGCTCAGGCTACGGCGGAAACGCATTGCTTGGAAAGAAGTGCCTCGCGCTCCGCATCGCATCTGCAATGGCAAGGCGTGAAGGCTGGATGGCAGAGCATATGCTCATACTCCGCCTGACGAACCCGAACGGGAAGCAGTACCATATAGCAGCAGCTTTTCCTTCTGCCTGCGGAAAGACCAACCTCGCGATGATGCAGCCTTCTGTTCCGGGATGGAAATGTGAATGTATCGGCGATGATATCGCATGGATGAAGGTCGGGCCGGATGGACGTCTTCATGCAATAAATCCTGAGAACGGTTTCTTCGGAGTGGCACCCGGAACATCATACAGCACAAACCCCATGGCTATGGACTCGATAAAAGAGAATGTGATCTTCACCAACTGCGCGCTCACCGATGACGGCGATGTATGGTGGGAAGGTATGGACGGCGACGAGCCTGCGCATGCTATCGACTGGAAGGGAAAAGACTGGACACCTGACAGCCCGACAGATGCTGCGCACGCCAATGCGCGCTTTACCGCCCCTGCGTCCCAGTGCCCTGTGATATGCAAGGATTGGGAAAAGCCTGAGGGCGTTCCTATTGATATCTTCATATTCGGCGGCCGCCGCAGCACCGTTGTGCCCTTGGTATACGAGGCATTCAACTGGGATCACGGCGTATTCCTCGGTTCAACAGCAGCATCTGAAACAACCGCAGCCAATATCGGCGCACTTGGAAATCTCAGGCGTGACCCTTTTGCAATGACGCCGTTCTGCGGATACAACATGGGCGACTATTTCAAACACTGGCTCGATATGGGTGATAAGCTCGGTGATAAAGCGCCGAGGGTCTTTTATGTAAACTGGTTCAGAAAGAGCGATGAAGGCAAATTCCTGTGGCCCGGCTTCAGCGACAACAGCCGCGTGCTCAAGTGGATGTGCGACCGTGTTGATGGTACTGTCGGAGCGCAGAAGGCCTCAATAGGCCTCTTGCCGAATGAAGGCGATCTTGACACCAACGGCCTTAATATATCTCCTGATATGGTCAAAGAGATAATGAGTGTTGATACAGATGCATGGAGATCTGAAATCCCTGATATCGAAAGCCACTTCGCTAAATTCGGCAACCGCCTGCCTGAGAGGCTGAAGAAACAGCTTGAGGAATTTAAGAATCGGCTGGGGTGA
- the ettA gene encoding energy-dependent translational throttle protein EttA, translated as MSNEPNKVIYSMIGVSKFHEKKAVLKDIYLSYFYGAKIGVIGLNGSGKSSLLRILAGVDKEFNGETVLSPGHTIGFLEQEPHIDESKTVRQIVEEGVQETVDALNEYNLINEKFAEPMSDDDMNKLIERQGKVQEKLDALDAWDLDSRLEMAMDALRCPSGDTPVKVLSGGEKRRVALCRLLLKKPDILLLDEPTNHLDAETVAWLEHHLQSYAGTIIAVTHDRYFLDNVAGWILELDRGQGIPWKGNYSSWLEQKGNRLQQEEKTESDRQKTLQRELEWIRMSPKGRHAKAKARITSYEQLLAQDSEKNSKDLEIYIPPGPRLGDVVIEANNVSKAYGDNILMEGMTFSLPPGGIVGIIGPNGAGKTTLFRMITGQEKPDSGTFKTGETVKLAYVDQSRDDLDPKKSIWEIISDGHDVVQLGKRQVNSRAYVARFNFSGSDQQKKVSMLSGGERNRVHLARMLKDECNVLLLDEPTNDLDVNTMRALEEALENFAGCAVVISHDRWFLDRIATHMLAFEGDSNVVWFEGNYSEYEADRKKRLGAAADQPHRLKYRHLTR; from the coding sequence ATGAGCAACGAGCCGAACAAAGTAATTTACTCCATGATCGGGGTAAGCAAGTTTCATGAGAAAAAAGCTGTTTTAAAGGATATCTATCTCTCCTACTTCTATGGCGCAAAGATAGGCGTCATCGGACTTAACGGGTCAGGGAAAAGCTCTCTGCTCCGCATTCTTGCCGGTGTAGACAAGGAGTTCAACGGCGAGACTGTGCTCTCACCGGGGCACACCATCGGCTTTCTCGAACAGGAGCCGCATATTGATGAAAGCAAGACGGTTCGGCAGATAGTTGAGGAAGGAGTGCAGGAGACTGTAGATGCGCTTAATGAGTACAACCTCATAAATGAAAAGTTCGCTGAGCCGATGTCTGACGATGATATGAACAAACTTATCGAGCGTCAGGGAAAGGTGCAGGAGAAGCTCGACGCGCTTGATGCCTGGGACCTCGACTCACGACTGGAGATGGCGATGGACGCCCTGCGCTGTCCTTCCGGAGATACGCCTGTAAAGGTCCTCTCCGGCGGGGAAAAGCGCCGCGTGGCGCTGTGCAGACTTCTGCTTAAAAAGCCAGACATACTTCTCCTTGACGAGCCGACAAACCATCTTGACGCAGAGACTGTTGCATGGCTTGAACACCATCTGCAGAGCTATGCCGGCACCATCATAGCAGTTACCCATGACCGTTATTTTCTTGACAACGTAGCAGGCTGGATACTGGAACTCGACAGAGGACAGGGAATCCCGTGGAAGGGCAATTACTCCTCATGGCTGGAACAGAAAGGGAACCGCCTTCAGCAGGAAGAGAAGACTGAGAGCGACCGTCAGAAAACTCTTCAGCGCGAGCTTGAGTGGATACGTATGTCTCCCAAAGGCCGCCACGCAAAGGCAAAGGCGCGTATCACCTCATATGAACAGCTGCTTGCTCAGGATAGTGAAAAAAATTCTAAAGACCTTGAGATATATATTCCGCCCGGCCCGCGTCTCGGCGATGTGGTCATCGAAGCTAATAATGTGAGCAAGGCATACGGCGATAATATTCTCATGGAAGGCATGACCTTCTCCCTGCCGCCCGGCGGTATCGTGGGAATAATCGGGCCAAACGGCGCAGGTAAGACCACTCTCTTCCGCATGATAACAGGACAGGAAAAACCTGATTCAGGAACGTTCAAAACAGGAGAGACGGTGAAGCTGGCGTATGTGGATCAGAGCCGCGATGACCTTGACCCGAAAAAGAGCATCTGGGAGATAATCTCAGACGGCCATGATGTAGTCCAGCTCGGCAAGAGGCAGGTAAATTCACGCGCCTATGTGGCACGCTTCAACTTTTCAGGGAGCGACCAGCAGAAGAAGGTATCAATGCTCTCAGGAGGAGAAAGGAACCGCGTCCACCTCGCCCGCATGCTCAAAGATGAATGCAACGTACTACTGCTTGACGAGCCTACAAACGACCTTGATGTAAACACCATGCGCGCGCTTGAAGAGGCGCTTGAGAATTTTGCCGGTTGCGCCGTTGTTATCAGTCATGACAGGTGGTTCCTCGACCGTATCGCTACGCATATGCTTGCGTTTGAAGGCGACAGCAATGTGGTCTGGTTCGAGGGCAACTACTCAGAATATGAAGCTGACAGAAAGAAACGCCTCGGCGCAGCAGCAGACCAGCCGCACCGGCTTAAATACAGGCATTTGACAAGGTAA